TCTTCGAGTGGGAGTGGAAATCTTTCATCATCTCAAAAGGGTCTTAAAGGGCAAAAACTTGAGCACATCGGTGGGGGATGAGGGAGGATTTGCACCAAACCTTCAGTCTAATGAGGAGGCAATCAAAGTCATCCTGGAGGCAATCGATGGGGCGGGTTATATTCCGGGCAAGGAAATCTACCTGGCTTTAGACTCCGCCGCCTCCGAATTCTACCGAGAGGGAGAATATATTCTCGCCGGAGAAGGTAAACGGTTCTCTCCAAGTGAAATGGTGGACTACTATCGAGATTTGGTAAAAAAGTATCCCATCATCTCCATCGAGGACGGGATGGCCGAAGAGGACTGGGATGGCTGGAAATTGCTGACGGATAAATTGGGCGATAGGATCCAAATAGTCGGCGATGACCTTTTTGTGACAAATGTAAAACGGTTGCAAAGAGGGATAAAAGGGGAGGTTGCCAACTCCATACTCATTAAGCTCAATCAGATCGGCACGTTAACGGAGACCATCGAGACCATAAATCTTGCTCAGAGGTCCAAATTTACGACGGTTATCTCTCACCGGTCTGGCGAAACTGAGGATACATCCATCGCCGATATTGCGGTGGCTACAAACGCCGGGCAAATAAAGACGGGCGCTCCCTCCCGCACCGATAGGGTTTGTAAATATAATCAGTTGCTTCGCATTGAGGAAAGGCTGGGAGATGCGGCGGAATATCCGGGCATGAATGCCTTCTATAATATCAGTTTGTAGTCGGGAGTCTGTTAGTGGGGAGTGAATGGTGTGTTTACTCCCGACTACCGACTACTAACTCCCGACTAAGGTGATACAATGCGTCGCACCAAGATTGTTTGCACCATAGGTCCAGCCAGCCAAAGTCCAAAAATCTTAAAGGAACTCATGCTAGCTGGAATGAATGTCGCCCGCCTTAATTTCTCCTATGGTTCCAAGGAGTACCATTCGAGAAATATCTCCAACCTACGCCGGATAGCAAAGGAACTCGGTATCCCCATTGCCATTTTGATCGACTTACAGGGACCGAAGATTCGAATCGGTGAAATTCACGCCGGGAAAGTTCATCTCAAAGCGGGCTCACAATTCATCCTCACCGCTCGACGAGTTCCAGGTGATCAGGAAAGGGTTTCCATCAATTTCCCTCAAATCCTTAAGGATATTTCACCTGGGAATACAATCTACATAGATGATGGACTCATCCAACTCGTGGTCAAGGAAAGGACAGAAAGCGATGTTAAATGTGAGGTGATCACCGGAGGTGAGCTTTCTCCCCGCAAGGGTGTTAATCTTCCCGATGTCACGGTGAGTGTACCCTCCATAACCCAGAAGG
This window of the Actinomycetota bacterium genome carries:
- the eno gene encoding phosphopyruvate hydratase gives rise to the protein MVAITGVFAREILDSRGNPTVEVEVFLEDGSWGRFAVPSGASTGTFEALELRDDDSDRYLGEGVLKAVRNVNEIIAPTIVGMDALAQREIDLKLIHLDGTENKSKLGANAILGVSMAVAKATANALDIPLYEYIGGPNAHILPIPMMNILNGGRHADNNVDIQEFMVIPVGADCFREALRVGVEIFHHLKRVLKGKNLSTSVGDEGGFAPNLQSNEEAIKVILEAIDGAGYIPGKEIYLALDSAASEFYREGEYILAGEGKRFSPSEMVDYYRDLVKKYPIISIEDGMAEEDWDGWKLLTDKLGDRIQIVGDDLFVTNVKRLQRGIKGEVANSILIKLNQIGTLTETIETINLAQRSKFTTVISHRSGETEDTSIADIAVATNAGQIKTGAPSRTDRVCKYNQLLRIEERLGDAAEYPGMNAFYNISL